A stretch of the Polyangiaceae bacterium genome encodes the following:
- a CDS encoding IgGFc-binding protein: protein MKDATMTGPTRIKLPLIALLFAAALWALGACSASGAVGTSNTGGAAGSGGGVGFDAGTGGSNCGMCIGSNYLACDPGGGSKTEICPHACTPGKGCTGCSPQGTICVGNEVHACSGDGVAGALVKSCDAGAGEICHNGACQNGCAIAEEEASNVGCEFYAVDLDLSDGVSDPGGGPWGVALANAGVAPASVVIEVNDAPVGAPPEPSPIQSVVIQPGNLAEITLPTREVDCAVKPGDWSSPGTCFSSRAYRITSTVPIVVYQFNNMVHGFSTDASLLLPTTSLGTKYRVTGWPVAHSFPAPGAFVQRGYITVVGTKPNTKVKVKPSWRIKGNGPIAATPAGGLIEMNIGPFDVLNLETDDSTLQECVTMTTGPYCADLTGSIVDSDKPVVVFSGTEQSGVGLPEGAPMPPSWGENSNGCCNQHLEEQLAPVEAFGKKFLVTRSPLRSNPEFTWWEEPDVLRFVGAAAPAQVTTNLPAPFDSFTLQPGEVKDTWTQKDVVVSASEPIVVAQFLIGEGYVEPQPKGDPSFTIFPAIEQARTEYVFLSMSGWKESWVVIGAEKGTEVTLDGGPTTSCKTFASGTLDGKEYESRRCALSAGVHRMTGNQPFQIMAYGYASADTYSFPGGAGTKKIYVPPVLK from the coding sequence GTGAAGGACGCGACCATGACCGGACCGACTCGCATCAAGCTGCCGCTGATCGCTCTGCTCTTCGCCGCTGCCCTCTGGGCCCTCGGCGCCTGCTCGGCGAGCGGCGCGGTGGGCACCAGCAACACCGGCGGCGCTGCCGGCTCGGGCGGCGGCGTGGGGTTCGACGCGGGGACCGGCGGCAGCAACTGCGGCATGTGCATCGGCTCGAACTACCTGGCCTGCGATCCGGGCGGCGGGAGCAAGACCGAGATCTGCCCGCACGCCTGCACCCCCGGCAAGGGCTGCACCGGCTGCTCTCCGCAAGGCACCATCTGCGTCGGCAACGAGGTCCACGCCTGCAGCGGCGACGGCGTCGCAGGCGCGCTGGTGAAGAGCTGCGACGCTGGCGCCGGCGAGATCTGTCACAACGGCGCCTGCCAGAACGGCTGCGCCATCGCCGAGGAGGAGGCCTCCAACGTCGGCTGCGAGTTCTACGCGGTGGACCTCGACTTGAGCGACGGCGTGAGCGACCCCGGCGGCGGGCCCTGGGGCGTCGCGCTGGCCAACGCCGGCGTCGCGCCGGCCAGCGTGGTGATCGAGGTGAACGACGCTCCCGTCGGCGCGCCGCCCGAGCCCTCTCCGATCCAGTCCGTGGTGATCCAACCCGGAAACCTGGCCGAGATCACCCTGCCGACGCGCGAGGTGGACTGCGCCGTGAAGCCCGGCGACTGGAGCTCCCCCGGCACCTGCTTCTCGTCGCGGGCCTACCGCATCACCAGCACGGTGCCCATCGTCGTCTACCAGTTCAACAACATGGTGCACGGCTTCTCGACCGACGCCTCGCTGCTCCTGCCGACCACCTCGCTCGGCACGAAGTACCGCGTGACGGGCTGGCCGGTCGCCCACTCGTTCCCCGCTCCCGGCGCCTTCGTGCAGCGCGGCTACATCACCGTCGTGGGCACGAAGCCGAACACCAAGGTCAAGGTCAAGCCCAGCTGGCGCATCAAGGGCAACGGCCCCATCGCCGCGACGCCGGCGGGCGGGCTCATCGAGATGAACATCGGCCCCTTCGACGTGCTGAACCTGGAGACCGACGACTCCACGCTGCAGGAGTGCGTGACGATGACGACCGGTCCGTACTGCGCGGATCTGACCGGCAGCATCGTGGACTCGGACAAACCCGTGGTCGTGTTCAGCGGCACCGAGCAGAGCGGCGTGGGCCTGCCGGAGGGCGCGCCGATGCCGCCGAGCTGGGGCGAAAACTCCAACGGCTGCTGCAACCAGCACCTCGAAGAACAACTCGCGCCGGTCGAGGCCTTCGGCAAGAAGTTCCTGGTCACGCGCAGCCCGCTGCGCTCGAACCCCGAGTTCACCTGGTGGGAGGAGCCGGACGTGTTGCGCTTCGTCGGCGCCGCGGCGCCGGCGCAGGTCACGACCAACCTGCCCGCGCCCTTCGACTCGTTCACGCTCCAGCCCGGCGAGGTCAAGGACACCTGGACGCAGAAGGACGTGGTGGTCAGCGCGAGCGAGCCCATCGTCGTGGCGCAGTTCCTGATCGGCGAGGGCTACGTCGAGCCGCAGCCCAAGGGGGATCCGTCGTTCACCATCTTCCCCGCCATCGAGCAGGCGCGCACCGAGTACGTGTTCCTGTCGATGAGCGGCTGGAAGGAGAGCTGGGTGGTGATCGGCGCGGAGAAGGGCACCGAGGTCACCCTGGACGGCGGTCCGACCACGAGCTGCAAGACCTTCGCGTCCGGCACCCTCGACGGCAAGGAGTACGAGTCGCGTCGCTGCGCCCTCTCCGCCGGCGTCCACCGCATGACCGGCAACCAACCGTTCCAGATCATGGCCTACGGCTACGCCAGCGCCGACACCTATTCTTTCCCGGGTGGAGCGGGCACGAAGAAGATCTATGTGCCGCCGGTGTTGAAGTGA